In Silene latifolia isolate original U9 population chromosome X, ASM4854445v1, whole genome shotgun sequence, the following proteins share a genomic window:
- the LOC141623310 gene encoding uncharacterized protein LOC141623310, whose product MASAKVQRIMTQPINLIFRFLQSKAKIQIWLFEQKDLRIEGRIIGFDEYMNLVLDDAEEVNVKKKTRKSLGRILLKGDNITLMMNTSK is encoded by the exons ATGGCGAGCGCCAAAGTTCAGCGGATTATGACTCAGCCTATC AACTTGATTTTCAGGTTTCTTCAGAGT AAAGCTAAGATTCAGATCTGGTTGTTTGAGCAGAAGGATTTGAGGATTGAAGGCCGTATTATT GGTTTTGACGAGTACATGAACTTGGTTTTGGATGATGCTGAAGAAGTCAATGTCAAAAAGAAGACCCGGAAATCGCTAG GGAGGATCCTTCTGAAAGGAGACAACATTACTCTGATGATGAACAC GAGTAAATGA
- the LOC141617379 gene encoding uncharacterized protein LOC141617379 encodes MVHVWDSQGVRQDVECEDNFAPSDTELDDGFDSDNSSSFEDDSCSYKVDMDDALMDVNTYYVLDSGDENEIPKYLTNGSSKYIGKAMLAASEAKSCPWRVYASLLPDGITFQIKTLNNQHTCTRLDKNPTVKYPWIAEVLKDDFKENTSMNVTEMKDLLVHKLPTYIQLILERAPHSICGITWNTTEVPRSIHVFTKLYISFEGLYQGFLKGCRPFIGVDGSHLRGKYGGTLLVAATLDGNNGILPIAYAVVDKETKETWSFFFYHLKRMANTETRSKWVIMSDRQKGVEAALDEQLPEVSRRICARHFYANFKQEWPGDLMKKHFWTASKAHSEFVFTKAMNQIKKYSTDAYGYLMDVPLELEIRALPILSMLEGIRRRSMKKLQKKMRAARKWNTEICPRVDKMVQLNWDDGYRIQDGGERDYTM; translated from the exons ATGGTACATGTATGGGATAGCCAGGGAGTGAGGCAA GATGTAGAATGTGAAGATAACTTTGCACCTAGCGATACAGAACTTGATGATGGGTTTGATTCTGATAATTCTTCCTCCTTCGAAGATGATAGTTGTAGTTATAAGGTTGACATGGATGATGCATTAATGGATGTCAATACCTATTATGTATTAGATTCGGGGGATGAGAATGAGATACCTAAGTATCTCACTAATG GGAGCTCAAAATATATTGGGAAAGCTATGTTGGCAGCTTCTGAGGCAAAGTCATGCCCATGGAGAGTGTATGCTTCGTTATTACCTGATGGTATAACCTTCCAAATCAAGACCTTGAATAACCAGCACACTTGCACAAGACTTGATAAAAACCCAACTGTAAAATATCCATGGATTGCTGAGGTCTTAAAGGATGATTTTAAGGAAAACACTAGCATGAATGTTACGGAAATGAAAGATTTACTTGTTCACAA GCTACCAACATACATTCAACTGATTCTTGAGAGAGCACCCCACTCAATTTGCGGGATAACATGGAACACTACTGAAGTACCTCGGTCAATTCATGTCTTCACAAAGTTGTATATAAGCTTTGAGGGCTTGTATCAAGGATTTTTAAAGGGCTGTAGACCGTTCATTGGAGTTGATGGTTCACATCTAAGAGGAAAGTATGGAGGGACTTTGTTAGTTGCTGCTACCCTTGATGGTAATAATGGAATTCTTCCTATTGCATATGCCGTTGTGGACAAAGAAACAAAGGAAACATGGTCTTTTTTTTTCTATCATCTAAAGAGAATGGCGAATACAGAGACAAGGAGCAAATGGGTAATAATGAGTGATAGACAAAAG GGAGTTGAGGCAGCATTAGATGAACAACTTCCGGAAGTTAGTAGGAGAATTTGCGCCAGACACTTTTATGCCAATTTCAAGCAAGAGTGGCCCGGAGACTTGATGAAAAAACACTTTTGGACCGCTTCTAAGGCTCACTCTGAATTTGTTTTTACTAAAGCTAtgaaccaaataaaaaaatatagCACTGATGCATATGGTTATTTGATGGATGTGCCACTTGAATT GGAGATTAGAGCATTGCCAATCCTTAGTATGCTCGAAGGAATAAGGAGAAGATCAATGAAAAAGTTGCAAAAGAAAATGAGGGCAGCACGTAAATGGAATACCGAGATATGTCCAAGGGTGGACAAAATGGTGCAGTTGAATTGGGATGATGGGTATCGTATTCAAGATGGCGGGGAAAGGGATTATACGATGTAA